The genomic region CGATTGAAAATTGGGGCGGAAGGGAATTCGCTATCTTGTTATCCTGCAATAGGCTAGAAACATTTGGCCTTGATTTGGACCTGCCTGGGAGTGAATATTGAAAGAATGGAAGGCCGGGATCGGGGGATTTTTCCGACCCCGGCGTCAGAATCACCCTCAAGGAAAGATATCAGTAGGCAATCCCTTTCCTTCCAGCCTGATGGCGGATCATTTTCACGATTCTTAAATCAAAAGCATCTTCTGAATCGATCTTAGCCAGCTGATGACGGAGATACTCATCGCGGTTCTGTCGCAGTGATTCGATCTTCTCCTCAATCACCCTTCTTTTATTGGAAATGTCCTGAAGGTAGTTTTCCATTTGCTCGTGAGATAATCCCCTTAGCTGCTCAGGAAGAAGCTCGGCCTTAACGGTTGCCAGATTCACCTCCCCGGATTCAACCGCATCGATCAGATCCGCGTCGCCTAGTTTGCCCTTCCGGCTGATATATGCGGCCCGCTCGGCGGCCATGGGGACAGGGAGGGCGGCCACGGCTGTACATTTTAGGGCCTCATCGTCGCGCAGCTCTTCGTTTCCCCATATGAGAAACGTGCTGTTCAATTCAGCGCCCAAAGCGGCGAGATCTCCATCCATCGGGGTGGGGATCATTCTCATTCCGCCGGATTGATCAACCCGTGCAAATTCACCTTCACTCAGCTTTGCGATCTCATTCCAATAATTTTCTGTCTCCGGATCGCTGCCGCATTGAATTGTATTAATGATGATGTCACGCGTCGCGGCATCGCGGCAGGTCGCTTGGTGATTGAAACCATCATCGTAATCGGTGTGTGGAGGCGCGTCACCGACAAGAAAGACCATTTTCAGGACATCGCGGCTTGCGCTCCAGCTGATATTGTTCAACGACTCGTGAAGAGCTTGATTAACATGCTCTGGTGTGTCGCCGCCGCCCTCGGCCTGGAAGGAGAGAAGGTTTTGATAAACTTCATCCAGGTCATCATTCAGATCGTACACCTGTGTGATGTAAGTGTCGCCCTTGTCCCTGTAACCGACCAGACCAATCTTGAATTCCGGCCTCGGCTGGCCCTGGATGACCTGGTTCGCAATCCACCAGATTTTCTGTTTCGCGCCCTCAATTAGTCCCGACATACTGCCGGTGGTATCGAGTGTGAAAACGATCTCAACTTGCGGTACATTCGCCGGCTGCGCGTCATCCGCCGTAAGAGCAGCGGTTTGGAAAAGTAGAATGAAAGACATGAATATGATCGCTTTCATGAGGCACCTCCTAAGTCGTGATGTGATAGACATTGTTGTTGTAGCTGAAGGTCGTATTAACGCCCAGCGACAGGTATTTGCCGGTCTCCGGATACTTATTCAATAAGTCGAAGTAGCGGCCGCTCAAGAATGGGATTTCAATGACTCCGGCCCCATGACGCATGTCGGCGTCCCGCACATCGGCATCGCGCCATCCATGATCAGTTCGGTAGAATGTCTTGCCGCCGACATATTTCACCTTTTCCGCCTTCGGACGTGAGAGCACACTGCTTTGCTTCTCTGCGGCGATCTCCCGGCTCGCATCAAAGGCGGCTTCACCTTTCGAGCTCTTCATGGCGCCTGAATAGGTTCGGATGGAGCTGGGGGCGGCGTCCGATTCATCCAGCATCATCTCCGCATACTCCTGCGGTCCTTCTTCCACAATCAGGTAAGAAGTATAGGGTGTTATGATTCCGTGCTCTTTAGAGAGCTGAATGACTTCGTCGACCAGTTCGCGGTTTTCTCCATGAAGGCGGATTTCACTCAGCAGATAGGCGATTTTTCTGGAAGCCCAAAGACGGGGTATGAAATCATTCCCGTCATCCTGGTTCGTGAAGCGGCCTTCATAGGTGAAACTCTCCGTCCGATCACCGGATCGACCGCTCAGCTGTATGGCGACCGCTCCATCACTCTCATAGCGCCCCAATAGCACGAGTTGCGATCCGTGAAAAATATCGGGCAGGCTGCTGGGATAGGTGTCGGCTACATGGATCCGGCCGAAATCCAATGAGATGTCGGAAAGGACGGGGTAGCTGAACTTATTGAAAAACATCGCGACTTTTGTCTCGATATTCTCTTCGGGCTTGATATATTCCACGACCCCCCTGTTATCGATCGATAATTGGTCGAGAAGATGGGTGTTAACGTCATAACCAACGCCGAAGGGGAAGATGCGCAGTCGCGATGAGTTTCTGTCGATCGTATGGGCGAGAATTTTAGAAATGTCCGTTTCGCCGACCGTCGGCTCCCCATCGGTCATAAAGATAATCATCCGCGCGTGGCCGGAATCAGGGATATTCAAGGCCGCTTGAAGGGCTTCATCGATGGCGGTGCCTCCGCGCGCCTGGATTTTTGACACGAATCTCAGAGCTTTGGAGATATTGTCTGAGTCGGCGTTTAATGGTGTCTCGCTGAATTTTGTGATGCCCGTTGCAAAGGTAATAATGTTAAACCGATCATTCGTTTGAAGTTTCTTCAGGCAGAATTCAAGGGCCGCTCTGGTCTGCTCGATCTTCTCGCCCCGCATGGAACCGGAAGTATCGACCACAAAGATGACATCCTTCTGCAAGGCTTTTTCTTTGTTCTGAAACTCTCCCGGCGCGAGAAGCAGAATAAAGTAACCGTCCTCTTCATCCGGCTTGTATGTGATGAGACTCAGGCCGACATCCTCTTCGGAAACGGAGTAGTACAGCAGGAAATCCCGGTCCGGCTTGACATTCTTTTCCTCAAAACCGCATGTCGCCGCCGTTTTTTCGATACGGATGTCTGTTTCGTGGCTTGGACAATAGAGACTCTTAATGGGCGTGTCCGATTTGATGTTGACGGAGACGGTGACTTCCTGGAGATCTCTCGATGAGAATTTCTCGGTATTGAGAGGATATCGATATCCGATCAACCCACCGTCATATTTGAGGAGCTCCTGGTACTGGATTTCGATGCGGACCTCGCTGTGTTTTGGGATCGGATAGACACGGGCTCGGAAGAGGTCACGCCCGGCATATTCCAATAGTGCGGGATCGCGCCGGCGGCGGACGATATCCTCGTAGATTTGGCGGGCGCTCCCGGCATCGAGAAGTTCAGCATGAATCTGCTTGTCGTTCATCCACATCGAAAAGTCCGAGATAGAGACATTCTCCGGAATGGGAAAGATATAGATCCCTTCAAGATCCCGGTCGTTCTCATTGATAAAGACTTGATCGATGGAGGTTATCGCCGCCTGACGGTCGATCTCCACCTGAACGCGATGATATTTGATCGCGAACGGTTCGGCATTGTCATATACTCCTGGTTCCGACTGTGGAATGAGGATGCCGTCGGCAAGAACCACGGTGCACCAAAGCATCAAAATTCCTGCGGCCTGCAGGAGCGGGAAACGTTGACGATGGACGGTTGGTTTCATCTTTATTCTCCTTATTTCCCCCATTCCCCTGCCCCATGAGTGTTCTTCTACCCATGGAGTCTCCAACGCCGGCCGATTCGTTTACCATGACGGGGTTAAATCTCGCATCATTGCGGGACTGAGGCTAAGATGGTGTCTCGATTCATGAAACGGGGGGCGGATTGAGCGACATCCTGCTATTCGTGCCTCTTTTGGCACTTGTCTTTATGGCCGATCTGGGTCTTCTCTGGCGGCCCGCCGGGGTGATCAGTCAAATCCTCTTGGGACTGGCCAATCTGATCCTCGCGATCTTTGGGCTCGCCCTCTTGTCGATTTCCCTCCATCCGATCCCTCCCGCGATTCTGGAAGAGGGCTTCAGCGGAATCGATGCGGCCTTCATCTCGGCGCCGCTGGGTCTCTGTCTTCTGCTCACCGGCATTTCAGCCGGATTGTTTCTCAGCCCCGCGATCCGCCGGATCGTCAGCCGGGCGATCCCGCTCGAGGCGGAGGGGCCGGTGTCCGCGGCGGCGATGGTCCTTTCTGTTGATCTCATCGGTGTGAGTGTCGCTCAGCTCATCACGTTGCCCGCCCTCTTCACACTCTCACTGAGCACGCTGATTACGCCCACCCGGATTTGGGTCCAGAGCCTCAGCTTTATTCTTCTCGGATGGGTGGGTGTCGGGTTTCCCCTGAGACGGAATCTCCGGGATTCGTTGCAGCGTTTGGGTTGTCTCCCGCCGCGTCCGCGAAGGATATTATTGGCGATCGTCGCGGCGGCGGTCATGGTTCTATTGAGTGGGGTTATGGATACGGTGTGGCGGAGTCTTGATGCCGCGGGATTCGCCGTCTTCGAGGAACATTTCGGGAGGTTTTTTGAGGCTTTCCACTCGACCTGGGGCCTTCTGACGGTTGGATTGGCCGCCGGGATCGGGGAAGAGATACTGTATCGGGGCGCGATACAGCCCAAACTGGGTCTTCTTCCGACATCGATACTCTTTGCAGTGATACATTCTTATTACGGCCTTTCTCCAGCCTTCGCGTGGATATTTCTTTTGGGTTTGGGCTTGGGATATCTCAGAAAAAAAACCGATACAACAACCTGCATACTCTTTCACGCGGTCTACAATATGTTTTCTTTCTTTATGGGAACACAGTGAGAACTATCGAAGATGAAATTCACTGAAGATAAGGATTATGCTCCTTCTCATCCTTGAGGATAGTGACCGGACCATGCCCCGGTATGATCAATGTCTCATCCGGGAGGATGAGAAGCCGCTCCCGGATCGATTGCATCAGCTGTTCGTATGAGCCTCCCCATAGATCGGTGCGTCCGATACTGCCCATGAAAAGAACATCTCCGCAGATGAGAAGGGGATGGCGCTGGAGTGGGAGGCCGGCCGCGGATGACAACCCCGCTTTGGCGCCGGTCCAAGTTCCTTCGGCCTCTTCAATCGTGACACTTTCAAAATAGAGGCAGACACCACCGGGAGAGTGCCCGGGGGTGTGGATGATCTTGCCCATGTTCTCCCCGAGGGAAATGGCCTGGTTGTCCGCCAGCCTTGCGGTGATCGGCGTGTCCGGAGGCGGGGCGCATCCCAGCCATTCGGCCTGAGCCTGCTTCATGTCATAGAGGGGCTGATCATCCGGGTGAAGAAAAACATCGACTCCGAGGGCTTCCCGCACGGGCGCCACGGCGCCGATATGATCCAGATGGGCGTGTGTCAGAATAATGGCTTTCACCTCAAGATGGTGGCGCGCCAAGGCGTCTAGAATCGTTTCGGGCTCTTCACCCGGATCGATGACCAATGCCTCCCGGGTCGCGGCATCACCCAGGATAACGCAATTGCATTGAATCGGTCCGACAGGGATGACATCGATAATCATTTCTTGCCAGCGCTCCCCTCAGCAGTGACTTCCACGGCCCGGCCCAGGCGCACGAAATGCAGGTATGAATGGATCTTTTCCGCCCCCCAGAGTTTCCGGGCGGCAAGCTCATAAAGATTGATCTGGAGCGTATAAGTCTGAACCCGTCTCGTCAATTCATCATCGTTCTTAATGAGGTCGGATTTGTAATCCAAGAGATTCCAATCCCCCGATGTATCGGGCCAGAGGAGATCGATCTGCCCCTGGAGCATCGTCCATTCTTTCCTCAGAATTTCTTCAGGAACATCGGGCCAGGACCTTGCCGGCAATCCAAAGAGATCCGGCATCCGGGGCCCGAGAATCGTCTGAAGTTCGAAGAGATTCAGTTTGAGCGTAAAACTGGTTTCGCGGTGGACATCCGACGGATTTTTATTCCACGCCCGAAGTAGGGAGAGGCCTTGTTCTGAATTGTAAAAGGATGTCAGCCAATCCAGGAGATCCTCATCCAGAATCCGCGAACCGAGGTGATGCTGTTGAACTATTTCCTGCACCGGGCCGGCGAGGGTTTCGTTCGTTATGGCGCCGTCAAGCGCAAGGGTGCGGGCCAGTTGATCCAAATCAAGCTGTTCGAGGATGGTATGAATATCCGAACCGAGATGCCGGGGGGCGATGTCCCGGTCTTTATCATTCCGGCCCGCCGCAGGCGCTTCGCCCGCGGGCTTAATAAAAGTCGGGGGCCAAACCCCGGTGGTATCTTGATCCGCAAAGGGGAGCGCGGCGCCTTCCTCCCAGGCCTCCCGGCGGCGCCATTCATCGGCCTTCTGCTTCAGCTCGGTCACCCAGTAGCGTCCTTG from Candidatus Eisenbacteria bacterium harbors:
- a CDS encoding VWA domain-containing protein, giving the protein MKPTVHRQRFPLLQAAGILMLWCTVVLADGILIPQSEPGVYDNAEPFAIKYHRVQVEIDRQAAITSIDQVFINENDRDLEGIYIFPIPENVSISDFSMWMNDKQIHAELLDAGSARQIYEDIVRRRRDPALLEYAGRDLFRARVYPIPKHSEVRIEIQYQELLKYDGGLIGYRYPLNTEKFSSRDLQEVTVSVNIKSDTPIKSLYCPSHETDIRIEKTAATCGFEEKNVKPDRDFLLYYSVSEEDVGLSLITYKPDEEDGYFILLLAPGEFQNKEKALQKDVIFVVDTSGSMRGEKIEQTRAALEFCLKKLQTNDRFNIITFATGITKFSETPLNADSDNISKALRFVSKIQARGGTAIDEALQAALNIPDSGHARMIIFMTDGEPTVGETDISKILAHTIDRNSSRLRIFPFGVGYDVNTHLLDQLSIDNRGVVEYIKPEENIETKVAMFFNKFSYPVLSDISLDFGRIHVADTYPSSLPDIFHGSQLVLLGRYESDGAVAIQLSGRSGDRTESFTYEGRFTNQDDGNDFIPRLWASRKIAYLLSEIRLHGENRELVDEVIQLSKEHGIITPYTSYLIVEEGPQEYAEMMLDESDAAPSSIRTYSGAMKSSKGEAAFDASREIAAEKQSSVLSRPKAEKVKYVGGKTFYRTDHGWRDADVRDADMRHGAGVIEIPFLSGRYFDLLNKYPETGKYLSLGVNTTFSYNNNVYHITT
- a CDS encoding MBL fold metallo-hydrolase — translated: MIIDVIPVGPIQCNCVILGDAATREALVIDPGEEPETILDALARHHLEVKAIILTHAHLDHIGAVAPVREALGVDVFLHPDDQPLYDMKQAQAEWLGCAPPPDTPITARLADNQAISLGENMGKIIHTPGHSPGGVCLYFESVTIEEAEGTWTGAKAGLSSAAGLPLQRHPLLICGDVLFMGSIGRTDLWGGSYEQLMQSIRERLLILPDETLIIPGHGPVTILKDEKEHNPYLQ
- a CDS encoding VWA domain-containing protein translates to MKAIIFMSFILLFQTAALTADDAQPANVPQVEIVFTLDTTGSMSGLIEGAKQKIWWIANQVIQGQPRPEFKIGLVGYRDKGDTYITQVYDLNDDLDEVYQNLLSFQAEGGGDTPEHVNQALHESLNNISWSASRDVLKMVFLVGDAPPHTDYDDGFNHQATCRDAATRDIIINTIQCGSDPETENYWNEIAKLSEGEFARVDQSGGMRMIPTPMDGDLAALGAELNSTFLIWGNEELRDDEALKCTAVAALPVPMAAERAAYISRKGKLGDADLIDAVESGEVNLATVKAELLPEQLRGLSHEQMENYLQDISNKRRVIEEKIESLRQNRDEYLRHQLAKIDSEDAFDLRIVKMIRHQAGRKGIAY
- a CDS encoding CPBP family intramembrane metalloprotease, whose protein sequence is MVLLSGVMDTVWRSLDAAGFAVFEEHFGRFFEAFHSTWGLLTVGLAAGIGEEILYRGAIQPKLGLLPTSILFAVIHSYYGLSPAFAWIFLLGLGLGYLRKKTDTTTCILFHAVYNMFSFFMGTQ